A window of uncultured Fusobacterium sp. contains these coding sequences:
- a CDS encoding TolC family protein, which produces MKKTLGLLLLLSSSVFARELTLDQAIQMALENSKEMKISQKDVETAKLNVGIAFKNALPSVVYTGSYTRSEYDREVTRRLDENREQQKVPAKGGFTQKITISQPIFQGGAILGGIQYAKAYKSVADLLFLSEKRDIRLETIQIYSEIVKSEKDLEALLASKKELEATYERQKAQLDLRLITKSDLLKTEYSILDVDSQIIGTQNIITVQKENLKLKLGLPKTEDLTVVEFDVPMYLSRNIDFKADLDQALNESIDAMVANNYVNMADAQRKVARADMLPQVSAFASYGVESDRRKFNSTMDDAEWRGGVQVTWNIFEFGKNYDTYKTAAIAKEQEELREKISKDTIDINVTDAYLELVRMEKDRDSKERALEAAEENYKMDKEKYTAGLISTIDFLASETQLREAKVAYNQVVIDYLYAFEKYRSMLI; this is translated from the coding sequence ATGAAAAAAACTTTAGGATTACTTTTACTTTTAAGTAGTTCAGTTTTTGCAAGAGAATTAACTCTTGACCAAGCTATTCAAATGGCTTTAGAGAATAGTAAAGAGATGAAAATTTCTCAAAAAGATGTTGAAACAGCTAAATTAAATGTGGGGATAGCATTTAAAAACGCTCTACCAAGTGTAGTGTATACTGGTTCATACACTAGAAGTGAGTATGATAGAGAAGTAACAAGAAGATTAGATGAGAATAGGGAACAACAAAAAGTTCCTGCTAAAGGTGGATTTACTCAAAAGATAACTATTTCTCAACCTATTTTTCAAGGAGGAGCTATTTTAGGTGGTATTCAATATGCAAAGGCATATAAAAGTGTTGCTGATCTTTTATTCTTAAGTGAGAAAAGAGATATTAGATTAGAAACAATACAAATTTATTCTGAGATAGTAAAAAGTGAGAAGGATTTAGAAGCTCTTTTAGCTTCAAAAAAAGAGTTGGAAGCTACATATGAAAGACAAAAAGCCCAATTAGATTTAAGATTGATAACAAAATCTGATCTTTTAAAAACTGAATATTCAATTTTAGATGTAGATTCTCAAATTATTGGAACTCAAAATATAATAACTGTTCAAAAAGAAAATTTAAAATTAAAATTGGGACTACCTAAAACAGAGGATTTAACTGTTGTAGAGTTTGATGTTCCTATGTATTTAAGTAGAAATATAGATTTTAAAGCAGACTTAGATCAAGCTTTAAATGAGAGTATAGATGCTATGGTTGCTAATAATTATGTTAATATGGCTGACGCTCAAAGAAAAGTTGCTAGAGCTGATATGTTACCTCAAGTTAGCGCTTTTGCTAGTTATGGTGTTGAATCAGATAGAAGAAAATTTAACTCTACTATGGATGATGCTGAATGGAGAGGTGGAGTTCAAGTTACATGGAATATATTTGAATTTGGAAAAAATTATGACACTTACAAAACAGCTGCAATAGCTAAAGAACAAGAGGAATTAAGAGAAAAAATATCAAAAGATACTATTGATATAAATGTAACTGATGCTTATTTAGAATTAGTTAGAATGGAAAAAGACAGAGATTCTAAAGAGAGAGCCTTAGAAGCTGCTGAAGAAAACTATAAAATGGATAAAGAAAAATATACAGCAGGTCTTATTTCAACTATAGATTTCTTAGCTTCAGAAACACAATTAAGAGAAGCTAAAGTAGCATATAATCAAGTTGTAATTGATTACTTATATGCATTTGAAAAATATAGATCTATGTTAATTTAA
- a CDS encoding TetR/AcrR family transcriptional regulator — protein MGKKELIVASTKKMILLKGYKKLLVEDITSDAGIAKGSFYTYFKSKNLVIDYILEKKIVDIENSFIINKQISLKEFIKETVTQRIILDDEKIKDELILVNLFRNVASLEDSTLLLLKRIEFLMIERMKKIIFYYSKDIKIAKEDIDFYAKMLNNIIANFKTFDLFFCKKTNTFIKDIDDIKRKYQTKELEKAINIISESILKILTY, from the coding sequence GTGGGAAAAAAAGAGTTAATAGTAGCTTCTACTAAAAAAATGATTCTTTTAAAAGGTTATAAAAAACTTTTAGTAGAAGATATAACTAGTGACGCTGGAATTGCAAAGGGGAGTTTTTATACATATTTTAAAAGTAAAAATCTAGTTATTGATTATATTTTAGAGAAAAAGATAGTGGATATAGAAAATAGTTTTATAATTAACAAACAGATATCTTTAAAAGAGTTTATAAAAGAAACTGTGACTCAAAGAATTATTTTAGATGATGAGAAAATAAAAGATGAATTAATTTTAGTAAATCTTTTTAGAAATGTAGCTTCTCTTGAGGATAGTACGTTATTACTTCTAAAAAGAATAGAGTTTTTAATGATAGAAAGAATGAAAAAAATTATTTTTTATTATTCAAAGGATATTAAAATAGCAAAAGAAGACATAGATTTTTATGCAAAAATGTTAAATAATATTATTGCTAATTTTAAAACTTTTGATCTATTTTTTTGTAAAAAAACAAATACTTTTATTAAAGATATAGATGATATAAAAAGAAAATATCAAACAAAGGAACTAGAAAAAGCAATAAATATAATATCAGAAAGTATTTTAAAAATTTTAACATATTAG
- a CDS encoding HAMP domain-containing sensor histidine kinase gives MRKIFYKIFLYFCLAAYLPLVLIYAFNFFYVDKYIIEDKKDTLIKIAENMDIEQLKKVKKQDIKYGENKLDVYLRYIDLNENSENKDFLKIFNRNDTKVDIRKMKLNEYSIKTVKLSSLTNHFFLIKKISDHEVVAIIGEIIGTNVVTGIMIGIYKQYSLFIIPILLIGSYIISKKFSEPIEILEKVSTQISNSDFTERVEIKSKNELESLGNNINKMATKLKQNIDELNLLNEKLKVELEEKEKLLETEKMFMRAIGHELKTPIAIINGYIEALQDNIIEGEEIAKTYNIIYEEGMSINKLVKDINEYLKLEFKNLELCYEKIQVRGLIKDSLKKYKLDIEQKNIKLIESYEDKELNTDIKLFNIVLNNLITNAITYVDERREINIELTDKSLIISNTSKEISEETIDKIFNPFYKIDDSRNRKYGGTGLGLSIVKNILEALNLKYSFSYDKEEKKVKFIIVF, from the coding sequence ATGAGAAAAATATTTTATAAAATATTTCTTTATTTTTGTTTAGCTGCTTATTTACCTTTAGTTCTTATATATGCTTTTAATTTTTTCTATGTTGATAAATATATAATTGAGGATAAAAAAGATACTTTAATAAAAATAGCAGAAAATATGGATATTGAGCAATTAAAGAAGGTTAAAAAGCAGGATATAAAATATGGTGAAAATAAATTAGATGTTTATTTAAGATATATAGATTTAAATGAAAATAGTGAAAATAAGGATTTTTTAAAAATATTCAATAGAAATGATACAAAAGTTGATATACGAAAAATGAAGTTAAATGAATACAGTATAAAAACAGTGAAATTATCTTCTTTAACAAATCACTTTTTCTTAATTAAAAAGATTTCAGATCATGAAGTAGTAGCAATTATAGGAGAGATTATAGGAACTAATGTTGTAACAGGAATAATGATAGGAATTTATAAACAATATTCATTATTTATAATCCCTATATTATTGATAGGTTCATATATTATTTCTAAAAAGTTTTCAGAGCCAATAGAAATACTAGAAAAGGTGTCAACTCAAATATCTAACTCTGATTTTACAGAAAGAGTAGAGATAAAATCTAAAAATGAGTTAGAAAGTTTAGGAAATAATATTAATAAGATGGCTACTAAATTAAAACAAAATATTGATGAATTAAATTTATTAAATGAAAAATTAAAAGTGGAATTGGAAGAAAAAGAGAAATTGCTAGAAACAGAAAAAATGTTTATGAGAGCAATAGGTCATGAACTTAAAACTCCAATAGCTATTATAAATGGATATATTGAAGCACTTCAAGATAATATTATAGAAGGAGAAGAGATTGCTAAAACATATAATATAATTTATGAAGAAGGAATGTCCATTAATAAGTTAGTGAAAGATATAAATGAATATTTAAAATTAGAATTTAAAAATTTAGAGTTATGTTATGAAAAAATCCAAGTGAGAGGATTAATAAAAGATAGTTTAAAAAAATATAAATTAGATATAGAGCAAAAAAATATAAAACTAATAGAGAGTTATGAAGATAAAGAGCTAAATACTGATATTAAATTGTTTAATATTGTTTTAAATAACTTAATAACTAATGCTATAACTTATGTTGATGAAAGAAGAGAAATAAATATAGAATTAACTGATAAAAGTTTAATAATTTCTAATACTTCTAAAGAGATTTCAGAGGAAACTATAGATAAAATCTTTAATCCATTTTATAAGATTGATGATTCAAGAAATAGAAAATATGGTGGAACTGGATTGGGATTATCGATTGTAAAAAATATATTAGAAGCTTTAAATTTAAAATACTCATTTTCTTATGATAAGGAGGAGAAAAAAGTTAAATTTATAATAGTATTTTAA
- a CDS encoding response regulator transcription factor: MRKVLIVDDEEQIRNILRVYLVKEGYEVSEAEDGEKGLKLFYEKPFDLVILDVMLPKKDGWSILREIKKYTETPVIMLTARDDSEDEVFGFEMGADDYITKPFNNKVLLARIKALLKKTNTLIENIIEIGDLTINDSSHSVSNSKGEIELAPKEYELLMYLIKNNKIALSREKLLNEVWGYDFYGDDRTIDTHIKNLRKKIGKDAIRTVRGIGYKLDL; this comes from the coding sequence ATGAGAAAGGTGTTAATTGTTGATGATGAAGAGCAGATAAGAAATATATTAAGAGTGTATCTTGTAAAGGAAGGATATGAAGTAAGTGAAGCTGAAGATGGAGAAAAAGGTTTAAAACTATTTTATGAAAAACCTTTTGATTTAGTAATATTAGATGTTATGTTACCTAAAAAGGATGGTTGGAGTATTTTAAGAGAGATAAAAAAATATACAGAAACACCAGTAATAATGTTAACAGCTAGAGATGATAGTGAAGATGAAGTATTTGGATTTGAAATGGGAGCAGATGATTATATAACAAAACCATTTAATAATAAAGTACTATTAGCTAGAATAAAAGCTTTATTGAAAAAAACAAATACTTTAATAGAAAATATAATAGAAATAGGAGATTTGACAATTAATGATAGTTCACATAGTGTAAGTAATTCTAAAGGAGAGATAGAGTTAGCACCTAAAGAGTATGAGTTACTGATGTACTTAATAAAAAATAATAAAATTGCTTTAAGTAGAGAAAAATTATTAAATGAAGTTTGGGGATATGATTTTTATGGAGATGATAGGACTATAGATACTCATATAAAAAATTTGAGAAAAAAAATAGGAAAAGATGCTATTAGAACAGTAAGAGGAATAGGATATAAATTAGATTTATAG
- a CDS encoding potassium channel family protein, whose amino-acid sequence MQLYTRQQLKHFIYTSIYAFFLSFLFSIIAHLIGQLKFDFIQILLSTIKIFLGVLPLVFLKQKNFLFKDGSLKSSCLILYYLLLVPLVDLSLGDTDIDKKFKYFFYFLSLINVNLLILSHILLLKYVFSDFFKKRRKIVYGDITVVITTYITLAISFGLLYTIIDLFSNNPTFNNISKNLPSFEFYFKHIYFSFITITTIGYGDIYPLTSLGEFLVMLEVIIGMILTNVILGLIIGSGLLNSNK is encoded by the coding sequence ATGCAACTCTATACAAGACAACAACTTAAACATTTTATTTATACTTCTATCTATGCTTTTTTTCTATCTTTTTTATTCTCTATAATTGCTCATTTAATCGGTCAATTAAAATTTGATTTTATCCAAATCTTATTAAGTACAATTAAGATTTTTTTAGGAGTACTTCCTCTTGTATTTTTAAAACAAAAGAATTTTCTATTTAAAGATGGTTCATTGAAATCTTCATGTCTTATCTTATATTATTTATTACTTGTTCCTTTAGTAGATTTATCTTTAGGAGATACTGATATTGATAAAAAATTTAAATACTTTTTCTATTTTTTATCTCTAATTAATGTAAATCTTTTAATTTTATCTCATATCTTACTATTAAAATATGTTTTCTCAGATTTTTTTAAAAAAAGAAGAAAAATTGTATATGGTGATATTACAGTTGTCATTACAACTTATATTACACTTGCTATTAGTTTTGGTTTACTTTATACCATTATAGATTTATTTAGTAATAATCCTACTTTTAATAATATATCAAAAAATCTTCCAAGTTTTGAATTTTATTTTAAACATATATATTTTAGTTTTATTACAATTACTACTATTGGATATGGAGATATTTATCCCCTAACTTCCCTTGGTGAATTTCTTGTTATGCTTGAAGTTATTATTGGAATGATTCTTACTAATGTTATCTTAGGTTTAATAATTGGCTCTGGCTTATTAAATTCTAATAAATAG
- the metH gene encoding methionine synthase: MNIKEELKNKILVLDGAMGTAIQNYKLTEKDFLGKKGCNEILNISRPDIIKDIHKKYVEAGADILETNSFNCNRISLEEYGISDRVYELCKKSVELAKEVVNSVDKKVYIAGSIGPTSKSLSLPNGKNPYDRALSFDELKNIYKEQIEGLIDGGVDLLLVETIFDGMNAKAAILAVEEIREEKNIDIPVMVSATVNRDGKIFTGQSIESLILSLDRDFIISYGFNCSFGAKELIPLTKKLGKFIKKPISLYPNAGLPDENGEYLETPDVTVGYLKELVENREINILGGCCGTTFEHIRKIAELVKNRTPRFFSEDLGVEGLLSGNEVYDFKNRFTVVGERNNVAGSKIFKNLIVEQSYIKALEIARKQIENGAKVIDINMDDGLLNSEVEMERFLRVIQNDREVSKVPVMIDSSNFKVIEIGLKNIVGKGIVNSISLKEGEKEFRKKAKIIKKYNSAVVVMAFDEKGQGVSFERKIEICQRSYKILKELNYKDRDIIFDLNILAIGTGMENDRYNALEFLRACEWIRENLGEVGIVGGLSNLSFAFRGNNLLRAGIHSVFLEEAKKKGLNFAILNTNEKKIELSLEDREAINNLIFGKEGSLEKILSLHIEKKEEENTIKEINLEDRLERALVLGGSPEFDQDIEKALERYTPLEIIQNILMKGMIKLGDLFEKGEVYLPQLIRSSEVMNRAVEILTPHLEKNSQVQSKGKIVMATVEGDVHDIGKNIVGTVLKCNGYEVIDVGVMAPKEKIFEEAIKNKVDVVTLSGLITPSLKEMEKVLTYFCEKNLDIPILIAGATTSALHTALKLEPLYKGKTLYVSEAVDTLQVVNKLCSKEKESFLKEKIEKLYNLKALYNQNNKVIKEEKEDLSYSTIYPKEIGDRYLEIPLEDVEEFLNLDILLHTLKVKGSKEEERVKEDLNEIINQMKKEKRVIKAVYGIFPSEKKEGILKLEDKVIAKEGDFIYDFVNEKDFIGAFAVSYFSDIFKSKEYFKILEQLLNTRIVEAGAEYLEKYVSKNIWKINLRPAIGYPTLPEHSLKRKVLELLKGERTGIELTSNYAMLPLSSVCGLYLANPKSYYKK, from the coding sequence ATGAATATTAAAGAGGAATTAAAAAATAAAATATTAGTTTTAGATGGAGCTATGGGAACTGCTATTCAAAATTATAAATTGACAGAAAAAGATTTTTTAGGAAAAAAAGGTTGTAATGAGATTTTAAATATAAGCAGACCTGATATTATAAAAGATATTCATAAAAAATATGTAGAAGCTGGGGCAGATATTTTAGAAACAAACTCTTTTAATTGTAATAGAATATCGTTAGAGGAATATGGAATTTCAGATAGAGTTTATGAATTGTGTAAAAAAAGTGTTGAATTAGCAAAAGAAGTAGTTAACTCTGTAGATAAAAAAGTCTATATAGCTGGTTCTATTGGACCTACAAGTAAATCTTTATCACTACCTAATGGAAAAAATCCATATGATAGAGCATTGAGCTTTGATGAACTAAAAAATATTTATAAAGAACAAATAGAGGGACTTATTGATGGTGGAGTAGATCTTTTATTAGTTGAAACAATTTTTGATGGGATGAATGCTAAGGCAGCGATTCTAGCAGTTGAAGAGATAAGAGAAGAAAAGAATATAGATATACCTGTTATGGTATCTGCCACAGTTAATAGAGATGGGAAAATTTTTACAGGTCAAAGTATAGAATCATTAATTTTATCATTAGATAGAGACTTTATAATCTCTTATGGATTCAATTGTTCTTTTGGTGCTAAGGAATTAATACCTCTTACAAAAAAATTAGGTAAATTTATTAAAAAACCAATATCTTTATATCCTAATGCTGGTTTACCAGATGAGAATGGAGAGTATTTAGAAACACCAGATGTGACTGTAGGTTACTTAAAGGAGTTAGTAGAAAATAGAGAGATAAATATTTTAGGTGGTTGTTGTGGAACAACTTTTGAACATATTAGAAAAATAGCTGAACTTGTAAAAAATAGAACTCCTAGATTTTTTTCTGAAGATTTAGGTGTAGAGGGATTACTTTCTGGAAATGAAGTATATGATTTTAAGAATAGATTTACTGTAGTAGGGGAAAGAAATAATGTAGCAGGTTCTAAAATCTTTAAAAATTTAATTGTTGAACAAAGCTATATAAAAGCTTTGGAAATAGCAAGAAAACAAATAGAAAATGGAGCTAAAGTAATAGATATTAATATGGATGATGGACTTTTAAATTCTGAAGTTGAGATGGAAAGATTTTTAAGAGTAATTCAAAATGATAGGGAGGTTTCAAAAGTTCCTGTAATGATTGACTCTTCTAATTTTAAAGTAATAGAAATAGGACTTAAAAATATAGTGGGAAAGGGAATAGTTAATTCTATTAGTTTAAAAGAGGGAGAAAAGGAGTTTAGGAAAAAAGCTAAAATTATAAAAAAATATAATTCAGCAGTAGTAGTAATGGCTTTTGATGAAAAAGGGCAAGGAGTATCTTTTGAAAGAAAGATAGAAATATGTCAAAGGTCATATAAAATTTTAAAAGAACTAAATTATAAAGATAGAGATATTATTTTTGATTTAAACATTCTTGCTATTGGGACAGGAATGGAAAATGATAGATATAATGCTTTGGAATTTTTAAGAGCTTGTGAATGGATAAGAGAGAATTTAGGAGAAGTTGGAATAGTAGGAGGCTTAAGTAATCTTTCTTTTGCTTTTAGGGGAAATAATTTATTGAGAGCTGGAATACACTCTGTCTTTTTAGAAGAAGCAAAGAAAAAAGGATTAAATTTTGCTATTTTAAATACAAATGAAAAAAAGATAGAGTTGTCACTAGAAGATAGGGAGGCAATAAATAATTTAATTTTTGGAAAAGAAGGAAGTTTAGAAAAAATTTTGAGCCTTCATATAGAAAAGAAAGAGGAAGAAAATACGATAAAAGAGATAAATTTAGAGGATAGATTAGAAAGAGCTTTAGTTTTAGGAGGAAGTCCAGAGTTTGATCAAGATATAGAAAAAGCTTTAGAGAGATATACTCCATTAGAAATCATTCAAAATATCTTAATGAAAGGAATGATAAAATTAGGAGATCTTTTTGAAAAGGGAGAAGTTTATTTGCCACAACTTATTCGTTCTTCAGAGGTTATGAATAGGGCAGTAGAAATATTAACTCCTCATTTAGAAAAAAATAGCCAAGTTCAAAGTAAGGGAAAAATAGTTATGGCAACTGTAGAGGGAGATGTTCACGATATAGGGAAAAATATAGTTGGAACTGTTTTGAAATGTAACGGTTATGAAGTGATAGATGTTGGTGTTATGGCTCCAAAGGAAAAGATATTTGAAGAAGCAATAAAAAATAAAGTTGATGTTGTGACTTTAAGTGGACTTATTACTCCTTCTTTAAAAGAGATGGAAAAAGTTTTAACTTATTTTTGTGAGAAAAATTTAGATATTCCTATTCTAATAGCAGGGGCTACTACTTCAGCACTTCATACAGCTTTAAAGTTGGAACCTTTATATAAAGGAAAAACTTTATATGTTTCAGAAGCTGTGGATACACTTCAAGTGGTAAATAAATTGTGTTCAAAGGAAAAAGAAAGTTTTTTAAAAGAAAAAATAGAGAAATTATATAACCTGAAAGCCTTATATAATCAAAATAATAAAGTTATAAAAGAAGAGAAAGAAGATTTAAGTTATTCTACTATTTATCCTAAAGAAATAGGGGATAGATACTTAGAAATTCCTTTAGAAGATGTTGAAGAGTTTTTAAATTTAGATATTCTTTTACACACTTTAAAGGTAAAAGGAAGTAAAGAAGAAGAAAGAGTAAAAGAAGATTTGAATGAGATAATTAATCAGATGAAAAAGGAAAAAAGAGTAATAAAAGCTGTATATGGAATTTTTCCTAGTGAAAAAAAAGAGGGAATTTTAAAACTTGAAGATAAAGTTATTGCAAAAGAGGGAGACTTTATTTATGACTTTGTAAATGAAAAAGATTTTATTGGAGCTTTTGCCGTTTCTTATTTTAGTGATATATTTAAGTCAAAAGAATATTTTAAAATATTAGAACAACTTTTAAATACTAGAATAGTAGAAGCAGGAGCAGAGTATTTAGAAAAATATGTTTCAAAAAATATTTGGAAAATAAATTTAAGACCAGCAATAGGTTATCCAACTCTACCTGAGCACTCTTTAAAAAGAAAAGTATTAGAACTATTAAAAGGAGAAAGAACAGGTATAGAACTTACTTCAAATTATGCTATGTTACCTCTTAGTAGTGTTTGTGGTTTATATTTAGCTAACCCAAAAAGTTATTATAAGAAGTAA
- the metF gene encoding methylenetetrahydrofolate reductase [NAD(P)H], whose translation MKIAELFTKKQPTISFEVFPPNKMYTLEKVYEVIDELSLLKPDFMSVTYGAGGSTRGNSVDIASKIKNINKIEALAHLTCIGAKKEEISSILTDLKRNNIDNIMALRGDRPLDRELENGDFSYANELIKFIKENGDFSIGGAFYPEGHQETNDLLDLFNLKNKVESGTDFLISQIFFENEKFYDFREKLKKIGVKVPLVAGIMPITNGKQIRRITSMCGCSIPTKLRKILDRYEDNPQAMKEAGIAYAMEQIIELLSEDIAGIHIYTMNRVESSKKIMENIGNILRKRDEKNEY comes from the coding sequence ATGAAAATAGCAGAATTATTTACTAAAAAACAACCAACAATATCTTTTGAGGTATTTCCACCTAATAAAATGTATACATTAGAAAAAGTTTATGAGGTTATTGATGAGCTTTCTCTTTTGAAACCAGATTTTATGAGTGTAACTTATGGAGCAGGAGGAAGTACTAGAGGAAATAGCGTAGATATAGCTTCAAAAATAAAAAATATTAATAAGATAGAAGCTTTAGCTCACTTAACTTGTATAGGAGCTAAAAAAGAGGAGATTAGTAGTATATTAACAGATTTAAAAAGAAATAATATAGATAATATTATGGCTTTAAGAGGAGATAGACCTTTAGATAGAGAGTTAGAAAATGGAGATTTTTCCTATGCTAATGAATTAATAAAATTTATTAAAGAAAATGGGGATTTTTCTATAGGAGGAGCTTTTTACCCAGAAGGGCATCAAGAAACAAATGATCTATTAGATTTGTTTAATTTAAAAAATAAAGTTGAGAGTGGAACAGATTTCTTAATTTCACAAATATTTTTTGAAAATGAAAAATTTTATGATTTCAGAGAAAAATTGAAAAAAATAGGAGTAAAAGTACCATTAGTTGCAGGAATCATGCCTATTACCAATGGAAAACAAATAAGAAGAATAACAAGTATGTGTGGTTGTTCTATTCCAACAAAATTAAGAAAGATTTTAGATAGATATGAAGATAATCCACAAGCTATGAAGGAAGCAGGAATAGCTTATGCAATGGAACAGATAATTGAACTTCTTTCTGAAGATATTGCTGGGATTCATATATATACAATGAATAGAGTTGAATCTTCTAAAAAAATTATGGAAAATATAGGAAATATTCTAAGAAAGAGAGATGAGAAGAATGAATATTAA
- a CDS encoding helix-turn-helix domain-containing protein, producing the protein MSLNKKDLNMLEELNFKGKISLLELSKKYEVSERNIRYNIENLNFYLSKASLAEIILKKGEVSWKGSKDELINFIKNIDSDNYIFSREEREKFILITYLFSSNTKITNIEKYLKVSRPTIKKDILSLNEYLKKFELEFIREDNFLYIGGKEKKLRHLKLLNLLEFIEIKNGTINFIPKFYITERVESNLIKEYLQDIDTSLFFPIILKIEKQLNVTFEENFKNLMYIYLIPTIERIKKGNIILKKNNSEFLKTLTDYRIIKKILEEIIPKEFEFEFLHLTEYFISGYYSHNFSENLSLVEKFIENFSKDLSSSLNFDFYNLLDYREEILKYLLPAVYRIKNNFFLIKNKKTPLLNENVYKAVKAAVLSSNFIMKEPFQEDEIIFLTQISEKYIKLEKEKKISLSKLLDIIKNNSSSINEENLIQELLINFKDKIENDKNNH; encoded by the coding sequence ATGAGTTTGAATAAAAAAGATTTGAATATGTTAGAAGAATTAAATTTTAAAGGAAAGATTTCTCTTTTAGAACTTTCTAAAAAATATGAAGTTAGTGAAAGAAATATCAGATATAATATTGAAAATTTAAACTTTTATCTTTCCAAAGCATCTTTAGCAGAAATTATTTTAAAAAAAGGAGAAGTCTCTTGGAAGGGATCAAAAGATGAATTAATTAATTTTATAAAAAATATAGATAGTGATAATTATATTTTTTCAAGGGAGGAAAGAGAAAAATTTATATTAATAACCTATCTTTTTTCTTCAAATACTAAAATAACTAATATTGAAAAATATCTTAAAGTAAGTAGACCAACTATAAAAAAAGATATTCTTTCTTTAAATGAATATTTAAAGAAATTTGAATTAGAATTTATTCGAGAAGATAATTTTTTATATATTGGAGGTAAAGAGAAAAAATTAAGACACTTAAAATTATTAAATTTATTGGAATTTATTGAAATTAAAAACGGGACTATCAATTTCATACCAAAATTTTATATAACAGAAAGAGTTGAGTCAAATTTAATAAAAGAATATTTACAAGATATAGATACTTCTCTATTTTTTCCTATTATATTAAAAATAGAAAAGCAACTCAATGTAACATTTGAAGAAAATTTTAAAAATCTAATGTATATATATTTAATTCCAACAATAGAGAGAATTAAAAAAGGAAACATTATACTTAAAAAAAATAATAGTGAGTTTTTAAAAACTTTAACGGATTATAGAATTATTAAAAAAATTTTAGAAGAGATTATTCCTAAAGAATTTGAGTTTGAATTTCTACATCTTACAGAATATTTTATAAGTGGTTATTACTCACATAATTTTTCTGAAAATTTATCTTTAGTAGAAAAATTTATAGAAAACTTTTCAAAAGATCTCTCTTCTAGTTTAAATTTTGATTTTTATAATCTTTTAGATTATAGAGAAGAGATATTAAAATATTTACTTCCAGCTGTTTATAGAATAAAAAATAATTTTTTTCTAATTAAAAATAAAAAAACTCCTCTTTTAAATGAAAATGTTTATAAAGCTGTTAAAGCTGCTGTTCTCTCATCAAATTTTATTATGAAAGAACCTTTTCAAGAGGATGAAATTATTTTTCTTACTCAAATATCAGAAAAGTACATTAAATTAGAAAAAGAAAAGAAAATATCTCTTAGTAAATTATTAGATATAATAAAAAACAATAGTAGTAGTATTAATGAAGAAAATTTAATTCAAGAACTTCTGATAAATTTTAAAGATAAAATTGAAAATGATAAAAATAATCACTAA